Proteins found in one Amycolatopsis umgeniensis genomic segment:
- a CDS encoding carbohydrate ABC transporter permease: protein MTVVDKIAPEGNEAGARTPPRPTLRHRLSRWDVKVSPYLYIAPFFLVFGIVGLFPLLYTAYVSLFSWEAGDDAPDFIGLDNFKELFADTQFWNALENTVSIFLLSSVPQLIIAVLLAALLSARLRGATGWRVGVLLPYAASLVALGIIFANLFGPKYGLVNGLLQTLGLDPVDWQAGRFSSHAAIAIMVNWRWTGYNALIVLAAMQAIPKELHEAALIDGAGTARRFFSITLPLLKPTLVFVTITSTIGGLQIFTEPKLFDAMPGSNNGGSSNQFQTVTLYLYQTAFENYELGYASAIAWVLFVIIVLIALVNFFLTGRLAAVKKK, encoded by the coding sequence ATGACCGTCGTCGACAAGATCGCGCCGGAAGGGAATGAGGCCGGGGCGCGCACACCGCCCCGGCCCACCCTCCGTCACCGGCTGAGCCGGTGGGACGTCAAGGTCTCGCCGTACCTCTACATCGCCCCGTTCTTCCTCGTGTTCGGGATCGTCGGGTTGTTCCCGCTGCTCTACACGGCGTACGTGTCGCTGTTCAGCTGGGAGGCGGGTGACGACGCCCCGGACTTCATCGGGCTCGACAACTTCAAGGAACTGTTCGCCGACACGCAGTTCTGGAACGCGCTCGAGAACACCGTCAGCATCTTCCTGCTCTCCAGCGTTCCCCAGCTGATCATCGCGGTGCTCCTGGCCGCGTTGCTCAGCGCCAGGCTGCGCGGAGCGACCGGATGGCGCGTCGGTGTCCTGCTCCCCTACGCCGCCAGCCTGGTGGCGCTCGGGATCATCTTCGCGAATCTGTTCGGACCGAAGTACGGCCTGGTCAACGGTCTGCTGCAGACCCTCGGCCTCGACCCGGTCGACTGGCAGGCCGGGCGGTTCAGCAGCCACGCCGCGATCGCGATCATGGTGAACTGGCGCTGGACCGGGTACAACGCGCTGATCGTCCTCGCGGCGATGCAGGCGATTCCCAAGGAACTGCACGAGGCCGCCCTCATCGACGGCGCGGGCACGGCACGCCGGTTCTTCAGCATCACGCTCCCGTTGCTGAAGCCGACGCTGGTCTTCGTCACGATCACCTCGACGATCGGCGGGCTGCAGATCTTCACCGAGCCCAAGCTGTTCGACGCCATGCCGGGGTCGAACAACGGCGGTTCGTCCAACCAGTTCCAGACCGTGACGCTGTACCTGTACCAAACGGCCTTCGAGAACTACGAACTCGGCTACGCCTCGGCGATCGCGTGGGTGCTGTTCGTGATCATCGTGCTGATCGCGCTGGTCAACTTCTTCCTCACCGGCAGGCTCGCGGCGGTGAAGAAGAAATGA
- a CDS encoding carbohydrate ABC transporter permease has product MTKPRRSTYIVLTIFVLGSLFPFYWSFLVASRDSGMLTERVPPFLPGGNFFANAARVFDTVPFWKALANSLLVSGTVTLTTVLFSSLAGFAFAKLRFRGRNGLFVFIVITLAVPTQLGIIPLFMAMSEFGWAGGLQAVIVPNLVTAFGVFWMRQYTVDAVPYELIEAARVDGCSMIRIFWNVCLPAVRPAAAILAMFTFMTSWNDFLWPLVVLDAGNPTVQLALEKLQSGYYVDYSLVLAGTTLATIPILIVFLLLGRQIVAGIMQGAVKG; this is encoded by the coding sequence ATGACCAAACCACGCCGGTCCACCTACATCGTGCTCACGATCTTCGTACTGGGCTCGCTTTTCCCGTTCTACTGGTCGTTCCTGGTCGCCAGCCGGGACAGCGGGATGCTCACCGAACGCGTCCCGCCCTTCCTGCCCGGCGGGAACTTCTTCGCCAACGCGGCGCGGGTGTTCGACACGGTGCCGTTCTGGAAGGCGCTCGCGAACAGCCTGCTCGTGTCCGGCACGGTCACCCTCACCACGGTGCTGTTCTCGTCGCTGGCCGGGTTCGCGTTCGCCAAACTGCGGTTCCGCGGCCGGAACGGGTTGTTCGTGTTCATCGTCATCACCCTCGCCGTCCCGACCCAGCTCGGCATCATCCCGCTGTTCATGGCGATGTCGGAGTTCGGCTGGGCGGGCGGGCTGCAGGCGGTGATCGTGCCCAACCTGGTGACCGCTTTCGGCGTCTTCTGGATGCGTCAGTACACGGTGGACGCGGTGCCGTACGAACTGATCGAGGCGGCGCGGGTCGACGGCTGCAGCATGATCCGGATCTTCTGGAACGTCTGCCTGCCCGCCGTCCGCCCGGCGGCGGCGATCCTGGCGATGTTCACGTTCATGACGTCGTGGAACGACTTCCTCTGGCCGCTCGTGGTGCTGGACGCCGGCAACCCCACCGTCCAGCTGGCACTGGAGAAGCTGCAGAGCGGTTACTACGTCGACTATTCACTGGTGCTGGCCGGAACCACCTTGGCCACCATCCCGATCCTCATCGTCTTCCTCCTCCTCGGCCGCCAGATCGTGGCCGGGATCATGCAAGGTGCCGTGAAAGGGTGA
- a CDS encoding GH1 family beta-glucosidase, with product MTMSAHPDSVRAKTALLFPPGFVWGAATAAFQVEGATAADGRTDSIWDVFARRPGAVVGGDTGEPGADHYRRYAEDVDLMRRLGLGAYRFSLSWPRIRPDGGEPNPRGLAFYDRLVDRLLEAGVQPWATLYHWDLPQALEDEGGWASRETAFRFAEYAETVVARLGDRVANWSTLNEPWCAAMLGYAGGIHAPGRQEPRAAVAAAHHLLLGHGLAMDVLRRHAPAASSGITLNLYPVSANDSSSTVDAEAARRVDGLQNRLFLDPVLRGSYPADLVADLAPLGFEDLVREGDLATIAAPIDWLGINYYRGYHVAGTPLPGSEPAGPDWLGVPDVHFVPDEAAPRTDSGWEVQPSRLTECLLRVHRDYRPIPLYITENGASYPDALIGGDIADTDRIAFLDSHLRAAYEAIEAGVDLRGYFYWSLLDNFEWAEGYAKRFGLVHVDYATQRRTPKQSALWYARAISLNGLS from the coding sequence GTGACCATGTCCGCTCATCCCGACAGTGTCCGGGCGAAGACCGCGCTGCTGTTCCCGCCCGGATTCGTGTGGGGCGCCGCCACCGCGGCCTTCCAGGTCGAAGGGGCCACGGCCGCCGACGGGCGGACCGATTCGATCTGGGACGTCTTCGCCCGCCGCCCCGGCGCCGTCGTCGGCGGCGACACCGGCGAACCGGGCGCCGACCACTACCGGCGCTACGCCGAAGACGTCGACCTGATGCGGCGGCTCGGGCTCGGCGCGTACCGGTTCTCCTTGTCGTGGCCGCGGATCCGGCCCGACGGCGGTGAACCGAATCCGCGCGGGCTCGCTTTCTACGACCGGCTCGTCGACAGGCTCCTCGAAGCCGGTGTCCAACCCTGGGCGACGCTGTATCACTGGGATCTCCCCCAGGCACTGGAAGACGAGGGCGGCTGGGCCTCGCGCGAGACCGCCTTCCGGTTCGCCGAGTACGCCGAAACGGTCGTGGCGCGGCTGGGCGACCGGGTGGCGAACTGGTCCACGCTGAACGAGCCGTGGTGTGCCGCGATGCTGGGCTACGCGGGCGGGATCCACGCTCCAGGGCGGCAGGAGCCTCGCGCCGCCGTCGCCGCCGCGCACCATCTCCTACTGGGCCACGGACTCGCGATGGACGTCCTGCGACGGCACGCTCCGGCGGCGTCCTCGGGGATCACGCTGAACCTGTATCCGGTGTCGGCGAACGATTCTTCGTCCACTGTGGACGCCGAGGCGGCCCGCCGGGTCGACGGTCTGCAGAACCGGCTCTTCCTGGACCCGGTGCTGCGTGGCTCGTACCCCGCCGATCTGGTGGCCGACCTGGCCCCGCTCGGTTTCGAAGACCTGGTGAGGGAAGGGGACCTGGCCACGATCGCGGCGCCGATCGACTGGCTGGGCATCAACTACTACCGCGGCTACCACGTCGCCGGGACTCCCCTGCCCGGCAGCGAACCGGCGGGCCCCGACTGGCTCGGCGTCCCCGACGTCCATTTCGTCCCGGACGAAGCGGCACCGCGCACCGACTCCGGCTGGGAGGTGCAACCCTCGCGGCTCACCGAATGCCTGCTGCGAGTGCACCGCGACTACCGGCCGATTCCGCTCTACATCACCGAAAACGGCGCTTCCTACCCGGACGCCCTGATCGGCGGGGACATCGCGGACACCGATCGGATCGCCTTCCTCGACTCGCATCTGCGCGCCGCGTACGAGGCGATCGAGGCGGGCGTCGACCTGCGCGGGTACTTCTATTGGTCGCTGCTCGACAACTTCGAATGGGCCGAGGGGTACGCCAAGCGGTTCGGCCTCGTGCACGTCGACTACGCGACCCAGCGGCGGACACCGAAACAAAGCGCGCTCTGGTACGCACGGGCGATCAGCCTCAACGGGCTGAGCTGA
- the abc-f gene encoding ribosomal protection-like ABC-F family protein: protein MSDAFVVVSALSFSWPDDTPVFDDLSFTVPGGRTGLVAPNGAGKSTLLKLIAGELRPVSGSVSAQGVLGYLPQSLPLTADLNVAEVLGIAPQLAALSAIESGDASDEHFTTIGNDWDIEERTRAQLDRLGLDGISLERSLRTLSGGQIISLGLAAQLLKRPDILLLDEPTNNLDLDARRKLYGVLEDWSGCLLLVSHDRELLDRMDRIAELDRGDLRYHGGNFTQYEAAVKAEQEVAERNVRSAEQQVKREKREMQQARERADRRAGNAARNLGNAGLPKIFAGTMKRNAQESAGKANETHAARVSDAKNRLDEAERSLRDDQKISLILPGTNVPAGRTMFHGEHLQVRYDGRNVFAGEGVDLTIRGPERIALTGGNGTGKSTLLRVLNGDLEPDGGVLKRAEGRIAYLSQRLDLLNLDRTIAENFAAFAPGLPESQRMTLLARFLFRGARSQLPVGVLSGGERLRATLACVLFAEPAPQLLLLDEPTNNLDLVSVGQLESALGAYQGAFVVVSHDERFLTEIKVDRRVRLAGGVLVES from the coding sequence ATGTCAGACGCCTTTGTCGTCGTATCCGCCTTGTCCTTCTCCTGGCCGGATGACACCCCTGTCTTCGACGACCTGTCCTTCACCGTGCCCGGTGGCCGCACCGGCCTCGTCGCGCCCAACGGGGCGGGCAAGAGCACGCTTCTCAAACTGATCGCCGGCGAGCTGCGGCCGGTCTCCGGGTCGGTCTCGGCGCAGGGCGTCCTCGGCTACCTGCCGCAGTCGCTGCCGCTCACCGCCGACCTGAACGTGGCCGAGGTGTTGGGCATCGCACCACAGCTCGCGGCCCTGAGCGCCATCGAGTCCGGCGACGCGAGCGACGAGCACTTCACCACCATCGGCAACGATTGGGACATCGAGGAGCGCACCCGCGCCCAGCTCGACAGGCTCGGCCTCGACGGCATCTCGCTGGAGCGGAGCCTGCGCACGTTGAGCGGCGGGCAGATCATCTCCCTGGGCCTGGCCGCGCAGCTGCTGAAACGGCCCGACATCCTGCTGCTGGACGAACCGACCAACAACCTCGACCTCGACGCCCGCCGCAAGCTCTACGGCGTGCTCGAAGACTGGTCCGGTTGCCTGCTGCTGGTGAGTCACGACCGGGAACTGCTCGACCGGATGGACCGGATCGCCGAACTCGACCGCGGCGATCTCCGTTACCACGGCGGAAACTTCACCCAGTACGAAGCGGCGGTCAAGGCCGAACAAGAAGTCGCCGAACGCAATGTCCGCAGCGCCGAACAACAGGTGAAACGCGAGAAGCGGGAGATGCAGCAAGCCAGGGAACGAGCCGACCGGCGAGCGGGCAACGCGGCCCGCAACCTCGGCAACGCCGGCCTGCCGAAGATCTTCGCCGGGACCATGAAACGCAACGCCCAGGAGTCCGCGGGCAAGGCGAACGAGACGCACGCCGCGCGGGTCAGCGACGCGAAGAACCGCCTCGACGAGGCCGAACGGTCCCTTCGCGACGATCAGAAGATCTCGCTGATCCTGCCGGGTACCAACGTCCCGGCAGGACGCACGATGTTCCACGGTGAGCACCTCCAAGTCCGCTACGACGGCCGAAACGTCTTCGCGGGCGAAGGAGTCGACCTGACGATCCGCGGTCCCGAGCGGATCGCACTGACCGGTGGCAACGGCACCGGCAAGTCGACGCTCCTGCGGGTGCTCAACGGAGATCTGGAGCCCGACGGCGGCGTACTGAAGCGAGCCGAAGGCCGGATCGCGTACCTCTCGCAACGGCTGGACCTACTGAACCTGGACCGGACCATCGCCGAGAACTTCGCGGCGTTCGCCCCCGGCCTCCCCGAGTCGCAACGGATGACGCTGCTCGCCCGGTTCCTGTTCCGGGGCGCGCGCAGCCAGCTCCCCGTCGGCGTGCTGTCCGGGGGTGAGCGACTGCGAGCCACCCTGGCCTGCGTCCTGTTCGCCGAGCCCGCGCCTCAGCTGCTTTTACTGGACGAACCGACGAACAATCTCGACTTGGTCAGCGTCGGGCAGCTGGAGAGCGCGCTCGGGGCGTATCAGGGGGCTTTCGTGGTCGTGAGCCACGATGAGCGGTTCCTGACCGAGATCAAGGTGGATCGGCGGGTGCGGTTGGCCGGCGGGGTTCTCGTGGAGTCCTGA
- a CDS encoding DUF222 domain-containing protein gives MSETFLPELPQELWRAGKLELAHGVLQFLQMMRIASAGLGRYLAEIESRGAKDLYGYGSTAAWFADVAGLSRGEAGPIVSQAIALNPTRALDDTEVPAVAPATGAAAAEGAIGSERIKQILEILARIPSDVSVEDRECAEKTLADLARDAGPRQVSKLGDNLLAWLDPDGNEPKDPEPKQPSREVTLERRKDGFWTLNGLLDDELGARTAAALEAYAAPRPIDESGQADLRTTAERQGDAWAELLDLAVACPDQPGTNGYRTLIHVTIGLEELKTGLGTACVDFVGKMTAREARMAACDCLMLPIVMNAAGEPLDVGRLKRFVTPAQRRALNIRDGGCAFPGCHRRPRNCHAHHIDHWADGGPTDLRNLVLLCGFHHRLIHHGDWQVRMAADGLPEFIPPQYLDPLRKPRRNTLHRATA, from the coding sequence GTGTCCGAGACCTTTCTTCCCGAACTGCCGCAGGAGCTGTGGCGTGCCGGCAAGCTGGAGCTTGCCCATGGCGTGCTGCAGTTCCTGCAGATGATGCGGATCGCCTCCGCCGGGTTGGGGCGGTATCTGGCGGAGATCGAGTCCCGGGGCGCGAAAGACCTCTACGGCTACGGCAGTACAGCAGCGTGGTTCGCTGACGTGGCCGGGTTGTCGCGGGGCGAGGCCGGTCCGATCGTGAGTCAGGCGATCGCGCTGAACCCGACCCGAGCACTGGACGACACGGAGGTTCCGGCGGTGGCTCCCGCTACGGGTGCGGCTGCCGCCGAGGGCGCTATCGGGAGTGAACGGATCAAGCAGATCCTGGAGATTCTGGCTCGGATTCCGTCGGATGTGTCGGTGGAGGATCGGGAGTGTGCGGAGAAGACTCTCGCTGATCTGGCGCGGGACGCCGGTCCTCGGCAGGTGTCGAAGCTCGGGGACAACCTGCTCGCGTGGCTCGACCCTGATGGGAACGAACCCAAAGACCCCGAACCCAAGCAACCCAGCCGTGAAGTCACCCTGGAGCGCCGCAAGGACGGGTTCTGGACACTGAACGGCCTCCTCGACGACGAACTCGGTGCCCGCACCGCCGCCGCCCTCGAGGCCTACGCGGCACCACGCCCGATCGACGAATCCGGCCAAGCCGATCTACGCACCACAGCCGAACGCCAAGGCGACGCCTGGGCCGAACTCCTGGACCTCGCGGTCGCCTGCCCCGACCAGCCCGGCACCAACGGCTACCGCACCCTGATCCACGTGACCATCGGGCTCGAGGAACTCAAGACCGGGCTCGGCACCGCCTGCGTAGACTTCGTCGGAAAAATGACCGCCCGCGAAGCACGCATGGCCGCCTGCGACTGCCTGATGTTGCCGATCGTGATGAACGCGGCTGGGGAGCCGCTGGATGTGGGACGGTTGAAGCGGTTCGTCACCCCAGCGCAACGCCGAGCCCTCAACATCCGTGACGGGGGCTGCGCGTTCCCCGGCTGTCATCGGCGGCCGCGGAACTGTCACGCCCATCATATTGATCATTGGGCAGACGGCGGGCCCACGGATCTCCGGAACCTGGTGTTGCTCTGCGGTTTCCACCACCGCCTGATTCACCACGGGGACTGGCAAGTCCGGATGGCAGCCGACGGGTTACCGGAGTTCATCCCACCCCAATACCTGGACCCGCTACGAAAACCCCGGCGCAACACCCTCCACCGCGCCACCGCATAA
- a CDS encoding MmcQ/YjbR family DNA-binding protein — protein MSVRSDEFHRMLETLADVQRSDATEWESYSVRGKRFGYYWPRTQTVGLKQTLSEQEALVAERPDVFEVQFTSGGFGWVVVQLDGIESDELIELVYEAWRLSAPDELVEQVPPPC, from the coding sequence TGAGTGTGCGGAGTGACGAGTTCCACCGGATGCTGGAGACGCTCGCGGACGTCCAGCGTTCCGACGCGACCGAGTGGGAGTCGTACAGCGTTCGTGGCAAGCGGTTCGGGTACTACTGGCCGCGGACCCAGACCGTCGGCTTGAAGCAGACCCTGTCCGAGCAGGAAGCGCTCGTCGCCGAGCGGCCGGACGTCTTCGAAGTGCAGTTCACTTCCGGGGGCTTCGGCTGGGTGGTGGTCCAGCTCGACGGTATCGAGTCCGACGAGCTGATCGAACTCGTCTACGAGGCCTGGCGGCTGTCCGCCCCGGACGAACTCGTCGAGCAGGTTCCGCCGCCCTGCTGA